One window of the Streptomyces asoensis genome contains the following:
- a CDS encoding helix-turn-helix transcriptional regulator — protein MAGHGTEEHPHGADRLCEAGDRVYSRAVRRGRVARTDAGTVPCLLELALLHPDPDDMDWLVPTSPQEVMTRLLRGLYDEVSASGRRMGSAVAAFEWYAGLGGPARGGSAGEGAAIRVLDGASRIQAALDAATEACTTEVLTVQPGGIRREHELSEGLHRALELRGRGVRMRDIYNHVARHGQGLLTYLELMGDAVEARTLDEVIDRLILFDRTVAFIPANTDRTMALELRHPALISYLVTVFERLWRLAIPLTATLPETRIEGISHREQSIAALLAEGHQDAVIAERLGISVRTCRAHIARLSETLGAASRTQLGVRIAQVGLDRPSGEAEPPSVSLPVPGAGPDPAAAPAPGPGSVPGQGSPTAR, from the coding sequence ATGGCCGGGCACGGGACGGAGGAGCATCCACACGGTGCCGACCGACTGTGCGAGGCCGGGGATCGCGTGTATTCCCGGGCCGTACGGCGCGGTCGGGTGGCGCGGACCGACGCCGGGACGGTCCCGTGCCTCCTGGAACTCGCCCTGCTGCACCCCGACCCCGACGACATGGACTGGCTGGTGCCGACCTCCCCGCAGGAGGTCATGACCCGGCTGCTGCGCGGTCTGTACGACGAGGTGAGCGCGAGCGGGCGCCGGATGGGCTCGGCGGTCGCCGCCTTCGAGTGGTACGCGGGCCTGGGCGGCCCCGCGCGGGGCGGGTCGGCCGGCGAGGGCGCGGCGATCCGTGTCCTGGACGGCGCCTCCCGGATCCAGGCCGCCCTGGACGCGGCGACCGAGGCGTGTACGACCGAGGTCCTCACCGTGCAGCCCGGCGGCATCCGGCGTGAGCACGAGTTGTCGGAGGGCCTGCACCGGGCGCTGGAGCTGCGCGGCCGGGGCGTGCGCATGCGGGACATCTACAACCACGTCGCGCGGCACGGCCAGGGCCTGCTCACCTACCTGGAGCTGATGGGCGACGCGGTGGAGGCCCGCACGCTGGACGAGGTCATCGACCGGCTGATCCTCTTCGACCGCACGGTCGCCTTCATCCCGGCGAACACCGACCGCACGATGGCCCTGGAGCTGCGCCACCCGGCCCTGATCTCCTACCTGGTGACGGTCTTCGAGCGGCTGTGGCGGCTGGCGATCCCGCTCACCGCGACGCTGCCCGAGACCCGGATCGAGGGCATCTCCCACCGGGAGCAGTCCATCGCGGCCCTGCTGGCGGAGGGGCACCAGGACGCCGTCATCGCCGAGCGCCTGGGCATCAGCGTCCGTACCTGCCGTGCGCACATCGCCCGGCTCTCGGAGACCCTGGGCGCGGCCAGCCGGACCCAGCTGGGGGTGCGGATCGCGCAGGTCGGCCTCGACCGGCCGTCCGGGGAGGCGGAGCCGCCGTCGGTCAGTCTTCCGGTGCCGGGGGCCGGTCCGGACCCGGCCGCTGCTCCTGCGCCCGGTCCCGGTTCTGTTCCCGGTCAAGGATCCCCGACTGCCCGATGA
- a CDS encoding circularly permuted type 2 ATP-grasp protein — protein sequence MADIFDAYALVDAWDEMFERPGEVRTAYEPVLAALQPIEPGELRFRADQMARAFTDRGVTYAFAGEERPWPLDLVPRILDALEWDFIQRGVAQRVRALEAYLADAYGPCRAFEDGVVPWRLLLGSPHFHRAAHGVEPPGGVRIHVAGIDLVRDEAGDFRVLEDNVRVPSGVSYVIENRRAMTRVFPSLFDGQHVVPVDGYPARLLAALRAAAPEGTADPRVVVLTPGPSNAAYFEHALLARLMGVQLVEGHDLVCRNHRVWMRTTKGEVPVHVVYRRLDDDFLDPLHFRPDSVIGCPGIMTAALAGKVTLANAVGNGIADDKLLYTYVPDLIRYYLGEEPVLPNVESYRPDEPGQLDAVLDQLDRLVIKPVDGAGGQGIVIGPKADAKTLAKTRKAVAADPRGFIAQRPVALSTSPTLAGDRMAPRHIDLRPFAVNDGTDIWVLPGGLTRVALQEGNLIVNSSQGGGSKDTWVLAEGPADGPAALPADDAPPAVAPRQLGPDGVPSAVQEGAQQQ from the coding sequence ATGGCGGACATATTTGACGCGTACGCGCTGGTCGACGCGTGGGACGAGATGTTCGAGCGGCCGGGTGAGGTCAGGACCGCCTATGAGCCGGTACTGGCGGCACTCCAGCCGATCGAACCGGGTGAACTGCGCTTCAGGGCGGACCAGATGGCCCGCGCCTTCACCGACCGCGGGGTGACCTACGCCTTCGCGGGCGAGGAACGGCCCTGGCCGCTGGACCTGGTGCCCAGGATCCTCGACGCGCTGGAATGGGATTTCATACAAAGAGGGGTCGCCCAACGGGTCAGAGCCCTGGAGGCCTATCTCGCCGACGCCTACGGGCCCTGTCGCGCCTTCGAGGACGGTGTCGTCCCCTGGCGGCTGCTGCTGGGCTCCCCGCACTTCCACCGCGCGGCCCACGGCGTCGAACCACCCGGCGGGGTACGCATCCACGTCGCCGGCATCGACCTCGTCCGGGACGAGGCGGGGGACTTCCGGGTGCTCGAGGACAACGTGCGGGTCCCCAGCGGGGTGTCGTACGTCATCGAGAACCGGCGGGCGATGACCCGGGTGTTCCCCTCGCTCTTCGACGGGCAGCACGTCGTGCCGGTGGACGGCTACCCCGCGCGGCTGCTCGCCGCCCTGCGGGCCGCCGCGCCCGAGGGGACCGCGGACCCGCGGGTCGTCGTCCTCACCCCCGGCCCCAGCAACGCCGCCTACTTCGAACACGCCCTGCTGGCACGGCTGATGGGCGTGCAGCTGGTCGAGGGGCACGACCTCGTGTGCCGCAACCACCGGGTGTGGATGCGGACCACCAAGGGCGAGGTCCCGGTCCATGTCGTCTACCGGCGGCTCGACGACGACTTCCTCGACCCGCTCCACTTCCGCCCCGACTCCGTGATCGGCTGCCCGGGCATCATGACCGCGGCCCTGGCCGGAAAGGTCACCCTCGCCAACGCCGTCGGCAACGGCATAGCGGACGACAAGCTGCTGTACACGTACGTCCCGGACCTCATCCGGTACTACCTCGGCGAGGAACCGGTCCTCCCCAACGTGGAGTCGTACCGCCCCGACGAGCCCGGGCAGCTCGACGCCGTGCTCGACCAGCTCGACCGGCTGGTCATCAAGCCCGTCGACGGCGCCGGCGGGCAGGGCATCGTCATCGGCCCGAAGGCCGACGCCAAGACCCTGGCGAAGACGCGGAAGGCCGTCGCCGCCGACCCGCGCGGCTTCATCGCCCAGCGGCCCGTGGCCCTGTCCACCTCGCCCACCCTCGCGGGCGACCGCATGGCACCGCGCCACATCGACCTGCGGCCGTTCGCCGTCAACGACGGCACCGACATCTGGGTGCTGCCCGGCGGACTGACGCGGGTGGCGCTTCAGGAGGGCAACCTGATCGTCAACTCCAGCCAGGGCGGCGGCTCCAAGGACACCTGGGTCCTCGCCGAGGGCCCGGCGGACGGCCCGGCCGCCCTGCCGGCCGACGACGCGCCACCGGCCGTCGCACCCCGCCAGCTGGGCCCGGACGGGGTCCCCAGCGCCGTACAGGAAGGGGCGCAGCAGCAGTGA
- a CDS encoding pyridoxamine 5'-phosphate oxidase family protein: protein MAAYPQDPGAPDAPYLAFWRERHLCTLTTPRPDGSPHVVPVGVTYEPGARLARVIADKRSTKVGNVLAAGPAGARVAVCQVDGRRWATLEGRAYVRGEPDRVAEAERRYAERYGRTPSPNPARVVIEIELTRAMGRG from the coding sequence ATGGCCGCATACCCCCAGGACCCGGGCGCCCCGGACGCGCCGTATCTCGCCTTCTGGCGCGAACGGCACCTGTGCACACTGACCACACCACGTCCGGACGGCAGTCCGCACGTGGTTCCGGTCGGAGTGACATACGAACCCGGGGCGCGGCTCGCTCGGGTCATCGCCGACAAGCGCAGCACGAAGGTCGGCAACGTCCTGGCGGCGGGCCCGGCCGGCGCCCGGGTCGCGGTGTGCCAGGTGGACGGCCGGCGCTGGGCCACCCTGGAGGGCAGGGCGTACGTGCGCGGGGAGCCGGACCGGGTCGCGGAGGCGGAGCGCCGGTACGCCGAGCGCTACGGACGCACGCCGAGCCCGAACCCCGCGCGCGTGGTGATCGAGATCGAGCTGACCCGGGCGATGGGTCGCGGCTGA
- a CDS encoding helix-turn-helix transcriptional regulator codes for MNAPPHAPHGVENLCAAGTNLYEAALRDGRVKTGEAETAAPCLLSFGLLHPVVDDPDQLEPVSPALALHRLLRASGTRIADERRREERLATLFEPLMRITGSRTAAADPASLRLLSGTEQINGAITEATAEATDELLCIQPNVHYSGPRGQTAQTVAMARDQALLDRGCRIRTLYQHTQRHQPLVLARYEQLRGDVAARTLDEVTDRLIVIDGKVAFIPAGEDGRLALEVRHPALLTYFTITFDRLWRLATPMYPQAVHRPSLNGVTPRQQAIAALLVEGHTDAVIADRLGMNIRTARVHIAKLATTLGSESRAQLGYLIGQSGILDREQNRDRAQEQRPGPDRPPAPED; via the coding sequence GTGAACGCGCCGCCGCACGCCCCCCACGGCGTGGAGAACCTGTGCGCCGCCGGCACGAACCTCTACGAGGCGGCCCTGCGCGACGGACGGGTCAAGACCGGGGAGGCCGAGACAGCGGCCCCCTGTCTGCTCTCCTTCGGCCTCCTGCACCCGGTCGTGGACGACCCGGACCAACTCGAACCCGTCTCCCCCGCCCTGGCCCTGCACCGGCTGCTGCGCGCCTCGGGCACCCGCATCGCCGACGAACGGCGCCGCGAGGAACGGCTGGCGACCCTCTTCGAACCCCTCATGCGGATCACCGGCAGCCGCACCGCCGCCGCCGATCCCGCCTCCCTGCGTCTGCTCAGCGGCACGGAACAGATCAACGGGGCCATCACCGAGGCGACGGCCGAGGCCACGGACGAACTGCTCTGCATCCAGCCCAACGTCCACTACAGCGGGCCGCGCGGCCAGACGGCCCAGACCGTGGCCATGGCTCGCGACCAGGCCCTGCTCGACCGGGGCTGCCGCATCCGCACCCTCTACCAGCACACCCAGCGCCACCAGCCCCTCGTACTGGCCCGCTACGAGCAGCTCCGGGGCGATGTGGCGGCCCGCACCCTCGACGAGGTCACCGACCGCCTGATCGTCATCGACGGCAAGGTCGCCTTCATCCCCGCCGGCGAGGACGGCCGACTGGCCCTGGAGGTCCGCCACCCCGCCCTCCTCACGTACTTCACCATCACCTTCGACCGCCTCTGGCGGCTGGCCACCCCCATGTACCCGCAGGCGGTGCACCGCCCGTCCCTCAACGGCGTCACCCCCCGGCAGCAGGCCATCGCCGCCCTCCTCGTCGAAGGGCACACCGACGCCGTCATCGCCGACCGCCTCGGCATGAACATCCGGACCGCCCGCGTCCACATCGCCAAACTCGCCACCACCCTCGGCAGCGAGAGCCGCGCCCAACTCGGCTACCTCATCGGGCAGTCGGGGATCCTTGACCGGGAACAGAACCGGGACCGGGCGCAGGAGCAGCGGCCGGGTCCGGACCGGCCCCCGGCACCGGAAGACTGA
- a CDS encoding alpha-E domain-containing protein, with the protein MNDVILSRIAEALTWTGRYVERADATARILDAYLHRMLEDPWRDEDVACRSLYAILGVDAGADSVDMQQVLDQLAFDSRSTCAIEGALGAARLNARSAREAVSSAMWECLNATWHALADQRRAARRTGPYGYLELVRSRAALFFGLADSTMSRDDSWRFVVLGRSLERVDMTVRLLSVRVLDAAHAPDWPTLLSASGADEAYARVYGGFGDTPRVAEFLLLDRDFPRSALHALTTAEECLSALGRPRQDPARRPIGRLRTRLEYLDSPALEEQLPLLLGDLQAACMASAEAVAERFYPYQGPVVWAQEGA; encoded by the coding sequence GTGAACGACGTGATCCTCTCCCGCATAGCGGAAGCGCTGACCTGGACCGGCCGCTACGTCGAACGGGCCGACGCCACCGCGCGCATCCTCGACGCCTACCTCCACCGCATGCTGGAGGACCCCTGGCGCGACGAGGACGTGGCCTGCCGGTCGCTGTACGCGATCCTCGGCGTCGACGCGGGCGCCGACAGCGTCGACATGCAGCAGGTCCTGGACCAGCTGGCCTTCGACTCCCGCTCCACCTGCGCCATCGAGGGCGCGCTGGGCGCCGCCCGGCTGAACGCGCGCAGCGCCCGCGAGGCCGTCTCCTCGGCGATGTGGGAGTGCCTGAACGCCACCTGGCACGCCCTCGCCGACCAGCGCCGGGCGGCCCGCCGTACGGGCCCCTACGGCTATCTGGAGCTCGTCCGCAGCCGTGCGGCCCTCTTCTTCGGGCTCGCCGACTCCACGATGAGCCGCGACGACAGCTGGCGGTTCGTCGTCCTGGGCCGGAGCCTGGAGCGGGTGGACATGACCGTACGGCTGCTGTCGGTGCGCGTCCTGGACGCCGCCCACGCGCCCGACTGGCCGACCCTGCTGAGCGCGTCCGGCGCCGACGAGGCGTACGCGCGCGTGTACGGCGGTTTCGGCGACACCCCGAGAGTGGCCGAATTCCTGCTCCTGGACCGGGACTTCCCGCGCTCGGCGCTGCACGCGCTGACGACGGCCGAGGAGTGCCTGAGCGCGCTCGGCCGTCCCCGGCAGGACCCGGCCCGCCGTCCCATCGGCCGGCTGCGCACCCGCCTCGAATACCTCGACTCACCCGCCCTGGAGGAGCAACTGCCGCTGCTCCTGGGCGACTTGCAGGCCGCCTGTATGGCGTCGGCGGAGGCGGTGGCGGAGCGGTTCTACCCGTACCAGGGGCCCGTCGTGTGGGCCCAGGAAGGAGCGTGA